In Penaeus chinensis breed Huanghai No. 1 chromosome 11, ASM1920278v2, whole genome shotgun sequence, a genomic segment contains:
- the LOC125030427 gene encoding uncharacterized protein LOC125030427 — protein MKGAENTIGKVKTKGIKKPWVTEEMLVKMDERRSNNAQRGIESKDGELLTNPHGIKKRWKEYIEMLYNKDGRPAELFVEEESEVDKEGIGPDIIRAEMYLEGKWPEDFVKSVMVPLEKKDAKKREDHRTISLISHASQIMLKILRTRQKEAELRRTMSQAIEGRGVELSSVRETTWI, from the exons ATGAAAGGAGCAGAAAACACCATTGGCAAGGTTAAAACGAAGGGAATAAAGAAGCCTTGGGTGACTGAAGAAATGCTGGTAAAGATGGATGAGCGGA GAAGCAACAATGctcaaagaggaatagaaagtaaAGATGGAGAATTACTAACGAACCCGCACGGCAtcaagaagaggtggaaggaatatATAGAAATGCTGTACAACAAGGATGGAAGACCAGCAGAATTGTTtgtagaagaagaatcagaagttgATAAGGAAGGAATCGGACCAGACATCATCAGAGCGGAA ATGTATTTAGAAGGTAAATGGCCGGAGGACTTTGTTAAGAGCGTGATGGTACCGTTAGAGAAAAAAGATGCTAAGAAAAGAGAGGACCACAGGACGATTAGCTTAATATCGCATGCATCCCAGATTATGCTCAAGATTCT CCGGACGAGGCAGAAGGAGGCGGAGCTAAGGAGGACCATGAGCCAAGCAATCGAAGGCAGAGGTGTTGAGTTGTCATCAGTCAGAGAAACGACCTGGATCTAA